Proteins encoded together in one Anaerococcus murdochii window:
- a CDS encoding CopY/TcrY family copper transport repressor: MSTIEFNTYITDAEWEVMRVVWANDRVTSKEVISVLQEKMDWTQSTIKTILGRLVGKGVLNTEQEGRKFIYTANIEEKEAVRDYAEDIFNRICNKKVGNVIGSIIEDHVLSFDDIDRLEKILEMKKSFAVEEVDCNCPEGQCECHLHHH; the protein is encoded by the coding sequence ATGAGCACAATAGAATTTAATACTTATATCACAGATGCAGAATGGGAAGTCATGCGTGTAGTTTGGGCAAATGATCGAGTAACCAGTAAAGAGGTCATTTCCGTATTGCAAGAAAAAATGGACTGGACACAATCAACTATCAAAACGATCTTAGGTCGATTAGTTGGAAAAGGCGTACTAAATACAGAGCAAGAAGGTAGAAAGTTTATTTACACTGCCAATATTGAAGAGAAAGAAGCCGTAAGGGATTATGCAGAAGATATTTTTAATCGTATTTGCAATAAGAAAGTCGGAAATGTAATAGGAAGCATTATTGAAGATCATGTTTTAAGCTTCGATGATATAGATCGACTAGAAAAAATATTAGAGATGAAAAAATCTTTCGCAGTAGAAGAAGTGGATTGCAATTGTCCAGAAGGACAATGCGAATGTCATTTACATCATCATTAA
- a CDS encoding LDCC motif putative metal-binding protein — translation MKIFESIKNRWKKFLKNLAEENKKSFGNERLDCCSMNKREYK, via the coding sequence ATGAAAATCTTTGAATCAATAAAAAATAGATGGAAAAAATTCTTGAAAAATCTAGCAGAAGAAAATAAAAAATCTTTTGGAAATGAAAGATTAGATTGTTGTTCAATGAACAAAAGAGAATATAAATAA
- a CDS encoding GNAT family N-acetyltransferase, with product MKYIPVSFEMKDGRICQIREIQVKDAAETIEYLKTVMGESNFLYSYPEEITLTVEQEEKMIKGFNESEDILMIIAEIDGRLIASAQISKSKKMKMRHRGNVAVTVLKEFWNLGIGKKMLLCLEDYAKEWGLTQIELDYFSGNKRGQILYEKLGFVKVGEIPDAFILKDGTRYNNITMVKSI from the coding sequence ATGAAATACATACCAGTAAGTTTTGAAATGAAAGATGGTAGGATTTGCCAAATTAGAGAAATTCAAGTAAAAGATGCTGCAGAAACTATTGAATATTTGAAAACTGTTATGGGAGAATCTAACTTTTTATACTCTTATCCAGAAGAAATAACTCTGACTGTTGAACAGGAAGAGAAGATGATAAAAGGTTTTAATGAATCTGAAGATATTCTTATGATTATAGCAGAGATTGATGGAAGATTGATTGCAAGTGCTCAGATTTCAAAATCAAAAAAAATGAAAATGCGTCATCGAGGGAATGTCGCTGTTACAGTTCTGAAAGAATTTTGGAACTTAGGAATAGGAAAGAAGATGCTCCTTTGTCTTGAAGACTATGCTAAGGAATGGGGCCTTACTCAAATTGAACTGGACTATTTTTCAGGTAATAAAAGAGGTCAGATTCTTTATGAGAAACTAGGATTCGTCAAAGTGGGAGAAATACCGGATGCATTTATTTTAAAGGATGGAACACGATACAATAATATAACGATGGTAAAAAGTATCTAA
- a CDS encoding helix-turn-helix domain-containing protein, with the protein MNINDIPILKIDQVLEEKNISKNKLEKEANLQRTQLNSYCNNKVKRIDLETIAKICYVLDCKVEDIMDYVR; encoded by the coding sequence ATAAATATAAATGATATTCCGATTTTAAAAATAGACCAGGTTTTAGAAGAAAAAAATATAAGCAAAAACAAATTAGAAAAAGAAGCAAATCTTCAAAGGACGCAACTTAATTCTTATTGTAATAATAAAGTTAAAAGAATTGATTTAGAAACTATAGCAAAGATTTGTTATGTTCTTGATTGTAAGGTTGAAGATATTATGGATTATGTCAGGTAA
- a CDS encoding lantibiotic protection ABC transporter ATP-binding protein encodes MDKLILETKNLTKTFGNQKAVDNISLKIKENSIYGLLGPNGAGKSTTLKMITGMIHKTSGQIFFKGHEWSRDDLSDIGALIEMPALYENLSARENLKVRTLILGLPDSRIDEVLEIVSLKDTGRKKSGQFSLGMKQRLGIAIALLNNPKLLILDEPTNGLDPLGIQELRDLIRSFPEKGITVILSSHILAEVEQTADHIGIINNGKLQYQNIINRDDNLEELFMNVIKSGMGV; translated from the coding sequence ATGGACAAATTGATATTAGAAACAAAAAATCTTACTAAAACCTTTGGTAATCAAAAAGCTGTAGATAATATTTCTTTAAAAATAAAAGAGAATTCTATCTATGGATTGCTAGGACCTAATGGGGCTGGTAAATCGACTACATTGAAGATGATTACTGGAATGATTCATAAAACATCTGGTCAAATCTTTTTTAAAGGTCATGAGTGGAGTCGTGACGATTTATCGGATATTGGTGCCTTGATAGAAATGCCTGCCTTGTATGAGAACTTATCGGCTAGGGAAAATTTAAAAGTAAGGACACTCATATTAGGATTACCAGATTCTAGGATTGATGAAGTTTTGGAAATAGTAAGTTTAAAAGATACTGGCAGAAAGAAAAGTGGCCAGTTTTCTTTAGGCATGAAACAAAGACTAGGTATCGCCATTGCCTTATTAAATAATCCTAAGCTTTTGATTTTAGATGAACCAACAAACGGACTTGATCCACTTGGGATTCAAGAATTACGTGATTTAATAAGATCTTTCCCAGAAAAAGGGATAACCGTTATTTTGTCTAGTCATATTTTAGCAGAAGTTGAACAAACTGCTGATCATATTGGGATTATTAATAATGGAAAATTGCAATATCAAAACATTATTAATCGTGATGACAATTTAGAAGAACTTTTTATGAATGTTATAAAAAGTGGAATGGGAGTGTAA
- a CDS encoding lantibiotic immunity ABC transporter MutE/EpiE family permease subunit, with protein sequence MISYILAENLKHKGTFLKKLLVLMPISLILLSLFLMPSYFTANSYNWWYVIIMPATFALIPAMMDRKESRKLNYRAVFPLNINLKKLWVSKIITAFIYMSITTIVHMLGVYIFQFLIGEQLTPNYEFSTLLFASFLLIITNIWQIPLCFFLVKKFGFIACIAINAVLGLGSGILLSDGAFWIYCPYSWGIRLMIPVMHILPSGLLTEASNPIISSTSLYIPCILSVCLFTLLAVISANWFSKQEVK encoded by the coding sequence ATGATATCTTATATTCTTGCAGAAAATTTAAAACATAAGGGCACTTTTTTGAAGAAGTTATTAGTTCTTATGCCAATATCTTTAATCTTATTGTCACTCTTTCTTATGCCAAGCTATTTCACTGCTAATTCCTATAACTGGTGGTACGTCATAATAATGCCAGCAACTTTTGCCTTAATCCCAGCAATGATGGATAGAAAAGAAAGTAGAAAATTAAACTACAGAGCAGTTTTCCCTCTAAATATTAATCTCAAAAAGTTATGGGTTTCAAAAATAATTACAGCATTTATTTATATGAGTATTACCACTATTGTTCATATGCTAGGAGTGTATATTTTTCAATTTTTAATTGGAGAGCAATTAACACCAAACTATGAATTTTCAACATTACTATTTGCAAGTTTCTTACTAATAATAACCAATATTTGGCAAATCCCATTATGCTTTTTCTTGGTAAAAAAATTTGGCTTTATCGCATGTATTGCAATAAATGCAGTATTAGGTTTAGGATCAGGAATCTTGTTGTCTGACGGTGCTTTTTGGATTTATTGCCCATATTCTTGGGGAATTAGGTTAATGATTCCTGTTATGCATATTTTACCAAGTGGTCTTTTAACGGAAGCATCAAATCCAATAATATCAAGCACATCATTATATATTCCTTGTATTTTATCTGTATGTCTATTTACATTACTTGCAGTAATAAGTGCAAATTGGTTTTCAAAACAAGAGGTAAAATAA
- a CDS encoding lantibiotic immunity ABC transporter MutG family permease subunit translates to MINIIKSEIYKIKGTWLPWIHIVLPIAYSLLFYVASKTTGLKNFEENDIIQTYFVLLGAIMPIILSFITSKVVDMEMSAGKFQVLLSTTKSRSKAYIGKLLVLELGFVISLALAIIIFAILTGYQNILDWLIEFFLILISSLSLYMIHLWVSIELSSGASIGLGFLETMIALLSMTVIGDNIWYFIPCTWGARLPAMYIRLGKALDPSYFYKELGLWGLIASFIILILFISSIIWFNKWDGKSVSE, encoded by the coding sequence ATGATAAATATAATAAAATCAGAAATATACAAAATTAAAGGCACCTGGCTTCCTTGGATTCACATAGTTTTACCTATAGCCTATTCTTTATTATTTTATGTGGCATCAAAAACCACTGGATTAAAAAATTTTGAAGAAAACGATATAATACAAACTTATTTTGTACTTTTAGGAGCGATAATGCCAATAATATTAAGTTTTATAACTTCAAAAGTAGTTGATATGGAAATGAGTGCTGGGAAATTTCAAGTGCTTTTATCTACTACAAAATCTAGAAGCAAAGCCTATATAGGAAAACTCCTTGTATTAGAATTGGGATTTGTTATTTCTCTTGCTTTAGCTATTATAATTTTCGCAATATTAACAGGATATCAAAATATATTAGATTGGCTTATTGAATTTTTCTTAATTCTTATTAGCAGCCTTTCTCTATACATGATCCATCTTTGGGTATCAATTGAATTAAGTAGTGGCGCATCTATTGGATTAGGTTTTTTAGAAACAATGATTGCTTTACTTTCAATGACTGTCATCGGTGATAATATTTGGTATTTTATTCCTTGTACCTGGGGCGCAAGACTTCCTGCCATGTATATAAGGCTGGGCAAAGCTTTAGATCCTTCATATTTTTATAAAGAGTTAGGGCTGTGGGGTTTAATAGCATCCTTTATTATCTTAATCCTATTTATTTCCTCAATTATTTGGTTTAATAAGTGGGATGGGAAATCTGTTAGTGAATAA
- a CDS encoding response regulator transcription factor: MSLILAVDDELDMLDLIKNILKKNNHKVDVYQNPLDVDNSKLSKYDLILLDVMMPGIDGISFCKDIRTKVDCPILFLTAKTMEEDIVEGLLIGGDDYITKPFGAAELLARVEAHLRREKRERHTSLNLGEIRFDLSSNEVFVGEEKVHLTKSEYQISELLAKRKGQVFSRDQIYELVFGFDGIGDASAISEHIKNIRSKFQKHGKNPIETVWGIGYKWN; encoded by the coding sequence ATGTCTTTAATTCTTGCAGTTGATGACGAACTAGATATGCTTGATCTAATAAAAAACATTTTAAAAAAGAACAACCATAAGGTCGATGTATATCAAAACCCTTTAGACGTTGATAATAGTAAACTTAGTAAATATGATTTGATTCTACTTGATGTGATGATGCCAGGTATTGACGGAATTAGTTTCTGTAAGGATATTCGAACTAAAGTAGACTGCCCTATTCTTTTTTTAACAGCGAAAACTATGGAAGAAGATATAGTTGAAGGCTTATTAATTGGTGGTGATGATTACATCACAAAACCATTCGGTGCAGCAGAACTCCTAGCTCGTGTTGAAGCACATTTAAGACGAGAAAAAAGAGAACGACACACTAGTTTAAATCTTGGTGAAATTCGATTTGATTTATCTTCCAATGAAGTTTTTGTAGGAGAGGAAAAAGTTCATTTAACAAAATCTGAGTATCAGATTTCAGAATTACTAGCAAAAAGAAAAGGGCAAGTATTTTCAAGAGACCAAATATACGAGCTTGTCTTTGGATTTGATGGTATAGGAGATGCATCTGCAATATCAGAACATATAAAAAATATTAGGTCAAAGTTTCAAAAACATGGGAAAAATCCAATTGAAACAGTATGGGGGATCGGATATAAATGGAATTAA
- a CDS encoding sensor histidine kinase gives MELISKGQSLKNILFKYLLSIALGLVISVGLIIAFISASYQFKWIFPANYTENLILEKRTDIATSKKFEKSLLPDNTSYLFISKDEKVIETNMNKNIKDIAFNYHKGSGNSNANLSFMEIQRSDGYVLVAYKLKPYYRNPWMQKNLPQINILLLTLLIIFCFISIITITLIWAKKISKELNPLLEASEEIGKQNLDFQVKKSNIQEFNAILDSLEKMKIGLSESLRTNWREEEKKRNQISALSHDIKTPLSIIKGNSELLGETNLTEEQQTYLNYIKKNTSRIDKYIQTLMLVNKSDQANELNFLEIKTEKFVENIEKLAKEFTSTYKLNLLEDINYENGILIVDLKNFERAFLNILSNAEKHSPKNSTIKLIICSKADEFKISILDQGHGFTGEDLLYATDQFYQGDKSRHSKENYGIGLFVAEQIIKMHRGSLILENRTDECGAKVSILLPVKNTQE, from the coding sequence ATGGAATTAATATCAAAAGGTCAATCTCTTAAAAATATACTTTTTAAATATTTGTTAAGTATTGCACTAGGACTAGTAATCTCAGTTGGATTAATAATAGCTTTTATATCTGCTTCTTACCAATTTAAATGGATATTTCCTGCGAACTATACTGAGAATTTAATTCTTGAAAAAAGGACAGATATTGCCACTTCAAAAAAATTCGAAAAATCATTACTTCCAGATAATACATCTTATCTATTTATATCAAAAGACGAAAAAGTTATAGAAACAAATATGAATAAGAATATCAAAGATATAGCCTTTAACTATCATAAGGGCTCTGGTAATTCTAATGCCAACTTATCCTTTATGGAAATACAGAGATCCGATGGATATGTACTAGTAGCTTATAAGCTAAAACCTTATTATAGAAACCCTTGGATGCAAAAAAATCTACCACAAATAAATATTTTATTACTAACTTTACTGATAATATTTTGTTTTATTAGTATTATTACTATCACATTAATTTGGGCAAAGAAAATATCAAAAGAATTAAATCCTTTGCTAGAAGCTTCGGAAGAAATTGGGAAACAAAACTTAGACTTCCAAGTTAAAAAGTCAAATATTCAGGAATTTAATGCTATATTAGATAGTTTAGAAAAAATGAAAATAGGATTAAGTGAATCTTTAAGGACAAACTGGAGAGAGGAAGAGAAAAAAAGAAATCAGATTTCAGCATTAAGCCATGATATAAAGACTCCTCTTTCAATTATAAAGGGAAACTCAGAATTATTAGGAGAAACAAACCTAACAGAAGAACAGCAAACATATCTAAATTATATTAAAAAAAACACAAGCCGTATTGATAAATATATCCAAACTTTAATGCTTGTTAATAAATCTGATCAAGCAAATGAATTGAATTTTCTTGAAATTAAGACAGAAAAATTTGTCGAAAACATTGAAAAACTAGCTAAAGAATTTACATCAACTTATAAGTTAAATCTTTTAGAAGATATTAACTATGAGAATGGTATTTTAATAGTAGATTTAAAAAATTTTGAACGAGCCTTTCTTAATATTCTTAGCAATGCTGAGAAACACAGTCCTAAAAACTCAACTATTAAGTTAATTATATGTTCAAAAGCTGATGAGTTTAAAATATCAATATTAGACCAAGGGCATGGATTTACAGGTGAAGACCTATTATATGCAACAGATCAATTCTATCAAGGAGACAAAAGTAGGCATTCAAAAGAAAACTACGGTATCGGATTATTTGTTGCCGAACAAATTATTAAGATGCATAGAGGAAGTCTTATTTTAGAAAATAGGACTGATGAATGTGGTGCTAAAGTCAGCATACTATTGCCAGTAAAGAATACTCAAGAATAG
- a CDS encoding plasmid mobilization protein, protein MDNRTRKNQLKIYLTDEEKEIFEKKMKLANCKTMSNFLRKCVLEKEIYIVDLEPFRDLQWLLSNATNNINQIAKATNTTGVIYKNEIDSMNKEIEKLSKEIWQIYSLLLNKSKESSRD, encoded by the coding sequence ATGGATAATAGAACAAGAAAGAACCAACTTAAAATATATTTAACAGACGAAGAAAAAGAAATATTTGAAAAGAAAATGAAACTTGCAAATTGCAAAACAATGTCCAATTTTCTTAGGAAATGCGTATTAGAAAAAGAAATTTATATTGTAGACCTAGAACCATTTAGAGATCTCCAATGGCTACTTTCAAATGCAACAAATAATATAAATCAGATTGCAAAGGCTACTAATACAACTGGTGTTATATACAAAAATGAAATTGATTCAATGAATAAAGAAATAGAAAAATTATCAAAAGAAATATGGCAGATTTATTCACTGCTTCTTAATAAATCAAAAGAAAGTTCTAGAGATTAG